From a single Nicotiana tomentosiformis chromosome 2, ASM39032v3, whole genome shotgun sequence genomic region:
- the LOC104093540 gene encoding protein GID8 homolog: MSLFWIVIRQLAYFEEAMATSKKVITREDWEKRLNDVKIRKEDMNRLVMNFLVTEGYVEAAEKFKMESGTDPDIDLATITDRMAVKKAVQAGNVEDAIEKVNDLNPEILDTNPQLFFHLQQQRLIELIRNGKVEEALEFAQEELAPRGEENQAFLEELEKTVALLAFEDVSNCPVGALLDVSQRLKTASEVNAAILTSQSHEKDPKLPSLLKMLIWAQNQLDEKAVYPRITNLSTASLEDPAV, from the exons ATGTCATTGTTCTGGATTGTCATTCGCCAATTAGCTTATTTTGAAGAAGCGATG GCCACGTCAAAGAAAGTAATCACCAGAGAAGATTGGGAGAAAAGGCTCAATGATGTAAAGATTAGAAAAGAGGATATGAATAGATTGGTAATGAATTTTCTAGTTACAGAGGGTTATGTAGAAGCTGCAGAAAAGTTCAAAATGGAATCTGGGACGGATC CTGATATAGATCTTGCTACCATCACCGACCGGATGGCTGTTAAAAAGGCTGTGCAGGCTGGTAATGTGGAGGATGCAATTGAGAAGGTTAATGATTTGAATCCTGAG ATATTAGATACAAATCCACAACTCTTTTTCCATCTCCAACAGCAAAGGCTGATAGAGTTGATAAGGAATGGAAAGGTCGAAGAAGCTCTGGAGTTCGCTCAAGAGGAACTGGCTCCAAGGGGAGAAGAAAAT CAAGCCTTCTTAGAAGAACTGGAGAAGACTGTTGCATTACTGGCTTTTGAAGATGTTTCTAACTGCCCAGTTGGAGCGCTTCTAGATGTATCACAGCGTCTAAAGACCGCAAGTGAGGTAAATGCGGCAATTCTCACCAGCCAAAGTCATGAAAAAG ATCCAAAGCTTCCAAGCCTATTGAAAATGTTGATATGGGCACAGAACCAGCTTGATGAAAAAGCAGTATATCCTCGCATAACCAATCTTTCTACGGCGTCACTTGAAGATCCTGCTGTCTGA